GCATTCTAGATAATTTGAAACCAAACTAACTTATGAATGTAGATACTTAGTGTACTGTCAAGGGGAGGAGTTGCAATGTGGTGTTGGTCGTTTGGGCTCTTAATGGATTAATCATTCGGCTTAGGAAGTCTTTGAGATATGGCGATCAATCCAAAAGGAACgtgccaaaaaaagaaaagaaaaaagaattttttatatttttttataacagTACATGAGGCATGAGGCATGAGTCACTGAGAATTAAGATGAATTTTACTTTCCAAAACTTCACAATGGTGCTTGGGGTTAAAAACCCAATCCAATTTAAGTATACACCGTCAGTTTCTCAGTTATTTTGTGTGATTTCTGTCAAAATTGTGAGAGCAAATCCGTCATATATGTATGGCCGTCACCTTCTCCATCGTGAAACTAGTGAACCCATGTCTTCTTATTGTTATAAAATCCACGTATTCCATTGCTCGGTAAGTCCCTTCATTTTCAGCATTTGGgtattcattttcattttttttatcgtTCTTAAATTGAAAATGAGAATTGAATTTGCAGAGTTCTCCAATTTTGTGCTGTGAATATGAATTTGTGCTCGCAATGGTTACTCTCTCTGAAATTGAGCAAAGGAAGAGAAATTCCATCGAGCTCGACTGAACTCCTAAAGTGAAATCTGTCCTGACGTTCGAGAATGAGTGACGTGAGTTAGAGAAATTCCATTATCGAAATTTAGGATCTAAGATAGGAGATCAATGACGAGCAATTCATGACAGATTCACTGAAGACGTTGGGGACAAAGCAGCATAGCAGGCGCAGCGCCCGATTGCTCGAGATTGGATCAGACCAgtcgtgagagagagagagtatggaaATTCTAGGTTACTCTTTGAAATATGAATAACAGAGCCGACCCTGAGGGCTGCAGCCTGAGCCGCTGCCTCAGGCCACCGGTCTCAGGCGGGCCTCTGAcagcttttattttttatgtataTTTGTAGTTCAATAAGCctttatatatattctttgccACCACAATAGCAAGCTGCTATTCTAGAGCAGCGGTAATTGTGTAGTGTGGCTTAGAATGCCACCCAGGTTTGAGGCAAAACTGCTGCATTTTATGTTATGTCctcctttctttttatttttctagtttcttttgtattaagcacttatttatttatttatttatttatttatttatttattattatttttatttcttatagAACGATAGAACGTGCCGCACGCGCTTGGCCAGTTTCGATTCAGACATATGCCCGGTCCGACGGCATGCCCTCTTGGAGGCGGCGTCGGAAGGGCGTTAGTAGACCAAGTGTCCGGTGATAGATGGGTGTCCAGTCGGAGGGAAGACTTCATGGTGGCTTCTTCTTTTAGATCGCGCAGAGGTTGCAGTGGGGGTAAGCAGCGTGGGCTGGTGTCAGCACGAGCGAAGGGTGGATGGAGGAAGGTGCGGCTGCCTGGTGGCGACGAGCTGGTGGCGACGACAGCGGGTTCCGAAGGATTCAGATCTGATCGGAATTCCCTGATCCGGATTGGGTTGTTTGGAGCCTCTTGCGTCTGCAACCATCTACCTAATTGGATCGGGTCTGTTTCCAGCGGCTATATGTTGACCGGCATGATGGGGAGGGCGGCGGGGTGGAGGATCGGCCTGAGATTGCTCGATGCGCTGGCTGTGCCGCACATGGAGGGACGACATGATCTCTGTGCGCGATCGGGATGAGGGGTGACGTTGGCAGCCTTCTTTCTGGGCTTGGGCTCGGTGACTGTTGGGCCTGGGCCTTGGTTTGGTCTCtggtccaaatttttttttcttttatgctTTATTACTTTATTATGTCTTATTGCAATTTAGTAATACGTGGCTTTATACcggcaataagtccctaccacTTTTTGGTAGGGCGACGTGCGCTTGGTCCCGGTATGCACACTCTGTGTGCTttgtctggcctagcgaggcggcgagctgtttgtttagtcaaatggacgcaacctcctagtggcaggatgaaattgagtgtcgcCGGATTTATTTTCGTGCGGCAACAAAGTGGGAAAGTTGtgttatttgtaatgatgcttatttgttatagagttatctttccggtatgtcaccactatgtcaaagcaaatagagttgtcatttgtgcactctttgctaattggtgcttgttagaatacatagactTTGTGGAGAATCTTTgtattatttcaggatattctctttatacttcttgtaatctggggttcaggctctacgtccctcccatgtattctgcaatttcgttaatcaaggcttaagggcagccgcaccagctccgtttcaaaaaaaaaaaaaaaaactttctttttctcattgcTACCAAATAGTTTCAttttatactctctctctctctccctctctctttctggtttcttttggtattaaacactttttttttcatttctaccAATGTCCTTTCTAATTTAAGAAtacaatatagattttttttgttccATTTTTTTCATTGCTACTAGTGTATTTGAGTTCATTTAttataggaaaaaaaatcttatgAATGTTCGCCTCAGACCTCCAAAatgtcaggaccggccctgatgAATAATGGCATAAGGATTAACTGTGTTATTGACAGCAATCACTTAAAGGAAAAGGATCATCTCTTGAGCTACCTAAGCTTTTGACTAGACAATGACATGTGGATATAATGAATCCAACGGTTTAAAACAAGCTTTAActtgtcttcttctctttttcttctctcgcTATTAAATTCATCTCTTCCTTCAcgcctctctctctatctctctccctctttcccCTTTGTTCTTTACCAATCTGTCCACAGGCTGAGACTAAACAAGAGAAAAGTTGCTAGTAAAAATTGGGTATATGCAGACTAATATACTGGAAACTAATGAGTTTCAATATGCAAGATGGCATCATTCATGGACTCTCTCTGTTTCTTCCCTTTATTCTTATTTCACTTCACTCAGCACCAATGCATGTAACAGCTAATCAAGTGGGTTTCAATGAAATTTGATATGGAATTAATTTGATTTTCTGAAAATAAAACAGAGAGACCAAACTTAACTGATGAGAAAACATTGATTATGAATAAGAACCCATGGTATGCCTTCGATCATTCATAATCAATCTTTTCTCAATGTTTGTTACTAGTTGCCTCACATCATCTTCCAATGGCTCATTCACACCCAAGTATTAATTTGATTAAATTTTATAGGGAACAAACCCATTAGTGGAACACCCAGTCTCATAAATCGAACCTAAAAATTGAATCCCAACTAATTTCGTCCTATCAATTCAATCACAACTAATCCCAAAAGGAAATTTAGCAACCACCATAACCCATAAAGACGAGTAAAAAACTTGATAGAGAGAGTATTCTCTGCGAACTTGTTTGTGATTAAGATATCTGTAATGAACAACGATTTCAAATCAGATGAAAAGTCAGAATCCGGTGACGACATTAAGGAAGCTAAAGCTAAGGACGCTGGCGTCGATGAGAATGAGGCTAGGGTTTCACCAATGAATCTCGATTTAGAGAGAAAACAGCGAAGGTTCTatgggttagagagagagagagagagagagagttggaagTGTCAATCACTACGTGGTACTATGTAAACTATTAGATGTTCTTTTTATGCATGTCATTACATGGTTGAAAGCTTAGGTAGCTCAAGTGATTAACTTGCTTAGGAGATGATCCTCTCCCTTACTTAAATTGGGTCGAGGTTTTAACCTCATATACAATTGTGATGTTTTGGAAAGTAAATTCACCTTAATTCTCAATGGCCCATATCTCAGTACTGGTTCTTGaaatttttctaaaaaattAACAAATGTACCGTCAAACCCATTAGTGGAACACCCAGCCTCAGAAATCGAACCCAAAAATTGAATCCCAACCAATTTCGTCCCATCAATTCAATCACAACCAATCCCAAAAGGAAATTTAGCAACCACCATAACCCATAAAGATGAGTAAAAAACTTAACAGAGAGAGTATTCTCTGCGAACTTGTTTGTGATTGAGATATCTGTAATGAACAACGATTTCGAATCGGATGAGAAGTCGGAGTCCGGTGACAACATGAAGGAAGCTAGAGCTAAGGACACTGGCGTCAGTGAGGATGAGGCTAGGGTTTCGCCAATGAAGCTCGATTTAGAGAGCAAACGGCGAAGGTTCTatgggttagagagagagagagagagagagagagagagagagagagagagagagagagagagagagagagagagagagagagagagagagagagagaagtgtcGATCACTACGTGGCACTATGTAAACTATTAGATGTTCTTTTTATGCATGTCATTACGTGGTTGAAAATTTAGGTAGCTCAGGTGATTAACTTGCATAGGAGATGATCCTCTCCCTTACTTAAATTGGGTCGAGGTTTTAACCTCATATACGATTGTGATGTTTTGGAAAGTAAATTCATTTTAATTCTCAATAGCTCATATCTGAATATTGATTCTTAAAAttttttctaaaaaataaatatatcgTCAAACACTCGAGGCACTTCGATACGCTAATAAATTCATAAAGTTAACTCTAATGTCCGTTCAACTTTTTAATTAGCAAGGACAAAGACTCACGTTCTTTCAAAACAAACTTCAAATCAACCATCGGATCACAAAAGATGCTAATCATCCATATTTTTCTCAATATCTAAAAAAATTCTCCAAAGACTCCAACACAGACTCTAGCCTCTTGAATACCATTTCTCTCTGCATCTACCGATAACACGAGACGTGGAAATTGGAAAATGTTCATTGTTGCTTTTAACTTCAAAAAATTCAGCAGCTATAATAAAATGTAATTGTGCCAGAAAGACTGGGATAACCTAGTTGACCCGTCCtcattccctctctctctctcctagactctctctctctcctccaagcCTTGTTGTTCTGTTTACTAGTCTCTGTCATGTTGCATTTTCCAACCCTCCGTTCACACTAGGATTAGATTTACCAGCCGtggaaataataaaaaaaggtcGATGATTGTGACCAGTTGGTCTTATAATTTGCTGGTTTTGATTATTACACGCTTGGTTGGTGAGGTTAAAGCTGACCAGTGACCACTTCTTTGAGAAGCATAGACTGGGCGTTCTTTTGTCTCTAAGCTTTGGAAGTCTTTTGAGGGAAGCAAAATGGATCAATTGGGTTTTTCTCATTGCTACTACTAGTTGTTGGGAATTTTGTGAGTTGTGAGAGAATCAAGGACGTAGTTTTGTGCAATCAAACTGAGATCGTTAAAGCAaggtgcttttttttttgttgttgttgttgataatTTCAGTTAAACCATCTTTATCGTTGCCTTTCTTGTTTTTTGACCTTGAGATTATTTTGTTAGATTCACACTGTATGATTGTGAACTTGAGGAGAATTGATGTCTTGGGTCTAGTAGAGGAAGTGAAAGTATGGAGCTTTAGGCAAAATATAGTGGAAAAACATAGAATCAGATTcctggttttgatttttttgtttttccctcttgattttgttttctagttggtTCGAGTGCTCTTTATTTGAACTCGTGGTTGGATTTATGCAAAGATTGTTTCTAATCTATAATGGTTTTGTTTAATCAAGTTACTAAATCAGGACATTTTTGGTTCTTTGTAAAACATCTGCATATAATTCTGGGTGCTTTAAGAAACTTGTATTAGAATTGTAACCAGCAATTGTAATATTTGATTTGAGTTTTGTTGGATCATTATTGATAGTAAAAGTGTTTGCAGTTGCAGAATTCATTTGAATGGTTTTGAAATCGATGGCTGTCTGActctatggtttttttttgttttcagctGCTAAATTCTGCGAGGATTATGTGTTGTACACTGTTGGGAGCTATGAAGTGCTTCTCCTTCTATCTTGGAGACAAAAAGGATGAACCAAAAAGCCCAAATATAACATTTACCGATGGTGAAATGAAGAGATCTGGATCTGAGTTGGATTCCCAGAATATCTCTGACGCCAGTTCAGAGTCCTTGAGGAGGAACCAATATCCTAGTTTCTCTCAGAGGCCCAGCAACCTCAGAATATTCACAGTTTCTGAGCTGAAGGCAGCCACTAAGAATTTCGGCCGATCTGGCATGGTTGGAGAGGGTGGGTTTGGGTGTGTCTATAAAGGGCAGATTAAGAGTTTAGAAGATCCATCCCAAAAACTTGAAGTTGCCGTGAAACAGCTCAGTAAAAGAGGGTTGCaggcaagattttttttttcattttgtaaaaaatttagaaaaattcCTTTTCACTAATGGTAACCTGGTTTTTATGTCTTTATGATTCATTTTTGGCTGTTCACTAAACAAAACTAGTGGTTGATAGTTAGTAAGTTAAAGACTAAATGTGGTACTGTGTTACTCATTAAGCTTGATAAAGAGAATCCTAATGTCTGACAATGATTGGATGGTAGTGATCCATTAACACATAGGTTCTTATCTGTTTAAATCTTTTGTTGATGTTGATTATTAGTACACTGCATCCTCTCTTTCACTTCTTATTTGATTGTCTTCCTAACGGGGAGAACAACATCTCTGTCTTGATGGCACGGTCGACCTTGTGTTGTGCTTATTATCGAGATTGTTGGTCAAGTTGATTCAAACATTTTTGTCTGATTTATGCTTATACATTCTATCCCACCTTCCAGGGGCACAAGGAATGGGTGACAGAAGTTAATGTTCTCGGCGTGGTTGAGCATCCAAACCTTGTCAAACTAGTGGGCTACTGTGCTGAGGATGATGAAAGAGGAATCCAGCGACTtcttatttatgaatatatgccTAATGGAAGTGTAGAGAACCATTTATCAAATCGTTCAGATACACCTCTTTCATGGGCTATGCGATTGAAAATAGCACAAGATGCTGCTCGTGGCTTAGCATACCTACATGAAGAAATGGATTTTCAGGTACTTTaaatctttttctcctcctcaatATATGTAAGAATTTTGATACTTTTTATTATGGCTATGTTTACATTTAAGTTTTAGAACCTCaacctaaaagaaaaagaaatactaTAAACAAGAAGAGATGGGAGAATAGGTTTTGTGAGGTAATGCCGTTCTCTTAGATTGACTTCTTTATATCCTGTTCCAGATCATTTTCAGGGATTTCAAATCTTCAAATATCCTGTTGGATGAGGAGTGGAACGCAAAGCTATCAGATTTTGGAATGGCTAGGTTGGGTCCAGCAGAAGGATTAAGCCACGTCTCAACAGCGGTATGTTCACGAATGCTTTAATTGTACTTGCTATGTATTGCATTCATAAGTATTTCTATAATAGGAAATGCTCCAATGTCATGGACTTTACCCAAGTTTCTGCTAAAACGAGTTCAAGAATTACTTTATTTATTGTTGTATGTTAGTTATGACTTGTCAGACCTGCAAGTTTTTTCTTCCAGCCAGGCCTTTGAAATTGCATTAATCATCTTCAGATTATTCAAACTTAAATCATACAATCATTTTTAACATTAATAACCTtgtaaattgtgatttttatgaAGCTGTGAAACAAAGTTGCTCAGTATAATTGGAGTTCCGTGTTTATAGAGCTTCAGCAAAGTTAACATATATCGTGAAGTTTAAGATCGTAAATTTAAACCTGGATCTGGCATTTAGTGGTTTCTTCTGCTTCAGATTTTCAGGATGTCTAGTTCATGCTTAAgtaaaagcatatatatactTATTACTGTCTTCATCTTGTTTGAAATACAATTCTTTGGCCTGTTTCCACGTAATGAAACGGAAATACACTTGCACTTATGTTCCATCCACAAACCACTCTTACACTTACAGGACTGATGATTTTTTTCATCAGGTTGTTGGAACCATGGGTTATGCAGCACCTGAGTATATCCAGACTGGACGTCTAACATCTAAAAATGATGTGTGGAGCTATGGGGTCTTTCTCTATGAGCTCATTACAGGTAGGCGTCCTCTGGATCGAAACCGGCCCAAGAGTGAGCAGAAACTCTTAGAATGGGTAAAGCCATACCTGTCAGACTTGAAGAAGTTCAGGTTAATAATAGACCCTAGGCTTGAAGGTAAGTACCCCCTCAAGTCAGTTCAAAAGCTTGCAATTGTAGCCAACAGATGTTTGGTCAGACTCCCCAAGAACCGTCCAAAGATGACTGAGGTGTTGGAAATGGTAAATCAGATTATAGAGGCACCATCAGGCCAGAAAAAAACCAAGGAGGCACCATCGGGCCAAATCAAATTCAAGGAGGCACCATCTGGCGAAAATAAGATCATGGAGGCACCAACAGGAACAGCAAGTCTGCCACTACCACCGGTCAATTTGGCACCAATAGAAACTTCCAGGGACCATGAAACAGTGAGCAAGAAAAGAAATGTGGAAATGAGGAGGGGAGAAACTGGTTGGTTATCTCGTATGTGGACACCGAAGCTTTTAAGGACATGCTGATCGGAAGTAACCTTTAAGGACTAGTCCTGGTGGTTGTCCCCTCGACTTATCTAATGCATATATTATAGTTTGACACAGAAAACGCAGATCAGCTATTTTCTTGTATAGAACACCCTTCATCTTCCAGTTCTGCGCTGCCAAAATCTACGTATAGATCTGCGATCAAGTTTACAAATCTTCTGCGGGAAGTTTTATAGACATTGGGCCAAGAATAGGATGTAAGACGGATTTCAGACTGCTTCAAAGCAGTTTCAAGTTCTTTTGGTAAGTAACATGTAGTGCAAGAAGCTTTGAGATGCTAATTGTAGTGGTTTCAATTATAGAGGAGCATCTTGGTTGTTATTTGAGTACCTAGAAAAGCACATGTGAGATTAAGTTTTCACTAGTAATCAAGGTAATCACCACTCTGTTTGTAATTGTAACTCTTTTTTCTAacttgtattattattattattattttttccttgtattgaaaaaaaaattgtattattattattattattatctttttcATCCGAGTGTCATAAAGCTTTGGAAATGACATTGGAGTTTGGAGTGTTTGATTATGAAGTTGCATCTCTTTATCTTGAATTCTTAATAGGGACAAGACTAATGCTTCCAATAATCCAAGTCATGAACTTGGGGCTATTGCTAGAAACAAAACTTGGGGTACAAGAAATCACTCaattttgcatatataattcTGTTTGGATCATTCATTTGTACGTTTCTGGGTTCGTATTCATCTCATTAGACAAAATACAGAAaacaagtttccattttggatgTCCACAGAGCAAAAGACAGTACAAATTTGGCCTTTGCTTATATAGAAATCTAGAATATCGATCATCACTTCAATTTCAATTGTGGTGCCCAACTGGTTTACTCTAGTGTATGACCTGTTATTAACGTATGGATTCAGGCGGCATATATTGACAACGTAAATATAGCGTGCCAGCACGATGATTCACGCGGGCAGGTTTGAATTtgattgagaaaaaaaattggttgAGCTAGTCGACAGCCACTTAAATTTACTTATGCTTATCTCAGATTTTTTGGAGTTTTGGTTCgcgtataattttttttattaaataataatataagTGTGAGATTGAGCCTGACAGCTTAACTAAATTTTAAATCTCATGTGTTACACTACATATTAAAAACTTATAGAGAAAAAAGTTGTATTCATATCCTATTTTATACTCCACACTTTTTCTTCAGTTTAACTTTAGATATCAACCCACGgagaaaaaaacagaaaataaaacttGCTccctttcttattttctttaatttggaCCAGATAGTCGCAAAGTCTGAACTGCAAGCATGCAACTCCACCCGATCATTCCGGTCGACTCATTGCCAAATAATTATGTCTGGTATAATTTTTCCAAAGAAAGTACTCCAATGGGTGACTAGGATAttctcttttcttcatttgtggCCGGCTTTTGAAGAATATTGTTGTGGTTtgtcatatatataatttgcaTTAAATTGTGTAGCTTTCAACGTCTCCCCAAATTACACGTCTTGAAAACTCATGTGTGGCACTCAAACATTGAATCATAACATTGAAGAAGCTAGAAGCCATAGAGAGATGGGTGTGTAACGTGGTTAGGCTTCGTTGAATAGCAGCGTCTAGAAAACGCTAAGTGCCAACCATACAAGCACTTTCGATCCTTAAAAGTAGGGTTAAACAAGCTAACTAGTGTTTATTTTATTAGAGAAGCTTGGGCTAGTTATCGGTTAAGGAACAGTGttttaagggtttttgtccatttacaccatttttagagatttttttctcacttaccccactaagtttttttaattccctcttacccacaacactctaaggaggtcttccctaataccccattaagattttttttttgtttttattatttttttaataccattttaccctcacctttgttacttagagagagagagagagagagagagagagagagagtggaagagagagaaaccataggggacttcacCGGAGTCCGATCACCTgcagccggattccggccaacttcgccggaatccggtgagcggtcgccggaatctggccaattttcgccggaatccggtcaccggccgccgaattccgatcaccggctaccacccaccggaaagtttttttgcccccaatagacgtctattgcccccgaatagacgtctattgcccccaatagacgactatcagccatgtattgccccccaatagacgtctattggccctcaatagacgactatcagccatgtattgccccccaatagacgactatcagtcgtgttttgccccccagtagacgtctattgccccccaatagacatatattgcctctcaatagacGTCTCGATTACCGAAATGGGAACCAATCTTTTTAAAATtatacaaataaaactttgattaaagaaaaaaagagaggagattacatcaattcaaaacgtctattgccccccaatagacgtttcggTCAACCatgtattaccccccaatagacgtctattgccccctaatagacgtctattgccccccaaaagCAATAGACCGCTTGCAGCAATTTTAGTACCATCCCAAAAGCAAAGTAGTTTGTGTAGAACTTTTTGATTATGAATTGTTGAACAGAAAGGCGCAACGATAAATTGACAAACTGCATACCATCCCAAAGGAGCAATGCCAAAAATATTTCTCATAATAATAAGTCAAATATGACTTGAACCAACATATCACATGGAATTCTATAACCCACGTACGAGCTTGATTCTTTCAGCAACCGTATAGCAATTCGAGCAGTGAACTTTGTTATGAATTAATCAATTAAGCGACGCCTGCATAATTGAAGCAACGCAACGAGCCACTGAACTATTTCGAAAACGaagcaagcaaaaaaaaaaaaaaaaaaaaaccaaacggAGACAGATTCACCTCATCCTTCCCCTACCTAGCGTGCGGCTTTGCGGCCATCATCGACTTCAGCGAAGCCACCCACGACGACGAAGAAGACGACGGAGccgagggaggagagagaagatgatGACGGTGGTACTGCTCCCCAATctgatatgagagagagagggagagagagagaatgaaggaTCTGCTCCCCAATCTGATCGGAAACTACTGCGGCGACGGCAACGAGGTTCATCGGCGGGCAGCCGGGCACCAATGTGATGTAAAGGAACTCCGAGCTCGCTACATAAACTCGCCACGGGCTGCACGAGCGTCGGCTTCTGGGCTGCACGACCATCGCCGGCTGCACTTTCACggctctgagagagagagagagagagagagagagagagagagtcagatcGGAGTAGAGAGAtaagggagaggagagagagctcgaTGCCATAtagtgtagtttattaatttagctgagggtaaaattgtctttttaaattaaattgggTGGTTGAGAATAAAAAtgtgttgttggggtaagtgggataattttatcttattttggggctttgggtcaatGACCCTAAGTACGTAGTTATATCAAACGTATTGAAAAGAATCAGTAACGACTACTAAGGAATAAAATCTCGTTTGTTTTCATACTAGTCTGTTGTATATAAGAAAAACTAGATTCTCCTCCTTGCCTCCTTGGTAAGTGGGAGTTGGGAAAGTGAGGCGAAATTGGTACCCTTCATCCTACTTGAGATTGAAAAACTTCTCATTTCTCAATATTAATTATATAGATTCAATATTAATCACACCATTTTCATGACTAGAAATCTAGAATGCTTCTCTTGGAAAATTGTAATTGCATATTTGCCAAAGAAAAAGTGTAATTACACGTCTTGTCCTAAAGACGATTTGTGTTATTGTTTCCTTTATGAAACCAACAcgtgagaattttttttttttttttgcaaaataaGAGTTCATAAATTAATGGGCCaaacttttcccacttacccaagcaatagatttttgttcccacatacacaatttcacaccaaatgaccattttgccctcaacccaattaaagaattacaacgACGTCactctttctcctttttctcatcccgatctttctctctcctgtctctctgtctctctctgtgCCATGGCTGCTCCAGAATCAGAGAACGCAGCACTGCCGGACCTTCACTGCGCCCAGACCCCGATTGGATCAAAACACTATCCCAGATCTCCGGCCAATCTAAGCGCCCCCTGCATCCAGCTTCGCTGCTTTCAGACCATCGGACCCTCCAGACAAAAATTGACTTCACCGTCGGAAGTTGCAGCCACCAGAGAGTCTGACATTAACAGGAGCAGTTGACTCAGACTCTGGTTGAAATCAAGCTACATCACCGGTCAAACTCAGTCTCGAACGCACTGCCTCGAATCGACTGACATCATCAACGTCGCGTATCCTCCAGTGCTCGATCTCTGGTGCTTGACACAGGTTGTGGCAGAGAAGAAAGatgattgggtgcccaaagcATCTTCCTCAAGCATTCCTTCCTCTGAAACTCCGTCAGAGTAGCCG
Above is a genomic segment from Rosa chinensis cultivar Old Blush chromosome 3, RchiOBHm-V2, whole genome shotgun sequence containing:
- the LOC112192599 gene encoding serine/threonine-protein kinase PCRK1, with the translated sequence MCCTLLGAMKCFSFYLGDKKDEPKSPNITFTDGEMKRSGSELDSQNISDASSESLRRNQYPSFSQRPSNLRIFTVSELKAATKNFGRSGMVGEGGFGCVYKGQIKSLEDPSQKLEVAVKQLSKRGLQGHKEWVTEVNVLGVVEHPNLVKLVGYCAEDDERGIQRLLIYEYMPNGSVENHLSNRSDTPLSWAMRLKIAQDAARGLAYLHEEMDFQIIFRDFKSSNILLDEEWNAKLSDFGMARLGPAEGLSHVSTAVVGTMGYAAPEYIQTGRLTSKNDVWSYGVFLYELITGRRPLDRNRPKSEQKLLEWVKPYLSDLKKFRLIIDPRLEGKYPLKSVQKLAIVANRCLVRLPKNRPKMTEVLEMVNQIIEAPSGQKKTKEAPSGQIKFKEAPSGENKIMEAPTGTASLPLPPVNLAPIETSRDHETVSKKRNVEMRRGETGWLSRMWTPKLLRTC